The following proteins are encoded in a genomic region of Jaculus jaculus isolate mJacJac1 chromosome 13, mJacJac1.mat.Y.cur, whole genome shotgun sequence:
- the C13H6orf62 gene encoding uncharacterized protein C6orf62 homolog — MGDPNSRKKQALNRLRAQLRKKKESLADQFDFKMYIAFVFKEKKKKSALFEVSEVIPVMTNNYEENILKGVRDSSYSLESSVELLQKDVVQLHAPRYQSMRRDVIGCTQEMDFILWPRNDIEKIVCLLFSRWKESDEPFRPVQAKFEFHHGDYEKQFLHVLSRKDKTGIVVNNPNQSVFLFIDRQHLQTPKNKATIFKLCSICLYLPQEQLTHWAVGTVEDHLRPYMPE, encoded by the exons ATGGGGGACCCAAACTCCCGGAAGAAACAAGCTCTGAACAGACTCCGTGCTCAgcttagaaagaaaaaggaatctcTAGCTGACCAGTTTGACTTCAagatgtatattgcctttgtgtTCAAGGAGAAG aagaaaaagtCAGCACTTTTTGAAGTGTCTGAGGTCATACCAGTCATGACAAATAATTAtgaagaaaatattctgaaagGTGTGCGGGACTCCAGCTACTCCTTGGAGAGCTCTGTGGAGCTTCTACAGAAGGATGTGGTGCAGCTGCACGCCCCTCGGTACCAGTCCATGCGGAGG GATGTAATTGGCTGTACGCAGGagatggatttcattctttggcCTCGGAATGATATTGAGAAAATTGTCTGTCTCCTGTTTTCTAGATGGAAGGAATCTGATGAGCCTTTTAGGCCTGTTCAG GCCAAATTTGAGTTTCATCACGGTGACTATGAAAAACAGTTTCTGCATGTACTGAGCCGCAAGGACAAGACTGGAATTGTTGTCAACAATCCTAACCAGTCAGTGTTTCTCTTCATTGACAGGCAGCACTTGCAG ACTCCAAAAAACAAAGCTACCATCTTCAAGTTATGCAGCATCTGCCTCTACCTGCCCCAGGAGCAGCTCACCCACTGGGCAGTCGGCACCGTAGAGGATCACCTCCGTCCTTACATGCCAGAGTAA